ATGCATTACTGTAAAATCAAACAACCGACAAGCGGTGTCCGGATGCCTCCGGAATCACTGTCCGGATGTTTCCGGAACGGTGTCCGGATGTTCCCGGATTCGCTGTCCGGATAAACCGGAATACGCACTTAGGTTTGCGTGGTGAAGAGATTCCCTTGGAATGCAGGATTCTTGCTGTTGTCGATGCTTATGACGCTATGACCAGTGATCGCCCTTATAGAAAAGCTATGAATCAAGGGGAAGCCATCGCTGAGTTAAGAAGGTGTTCCGGCACTCAATTTGACCCGCATATTGTACAAAATTTTTTGGAAATGTTGGAAACCGGTTAAATTAAAACTGAAGTGCCTCTTGTAACACGTGAGCATATAAATTATTAATTACCATTTCACGTTCAACAAATTAATGCCAATTTCCACTAATCACCAAAGGAAAATCATTAATGATGTCGTATTTATTTAAAACTAATTGTTTAAATAATTTAATTAACTTTTCTAATTGTCCAGTTAGGTTTTTTATAATCAACTGGACAACATGTTTTTTGGAGAGATTTATCGAATTTTGTCAAAAAAGAGTATCAAAACATCATCTGAGGTGAACATAATGGATGACACTATTAAAACTCAAGAACAGCTAATTAATGAGTTAGTTGAACTGCGCAAACAACTTTCCGAATCAAGAAAATTAATCAATGGCTTGGAAACAGAATTAAACAAAGAAAAGCAACTCAATAACCACCAGCAATTTTTAGATGTAGTAGAAGAGGAAGTAATAGAGTACCGCAACCACCTTGAGGAACTGGTAAAACAGCGTACCATTGAACTAACAACAACAAATGAACGTCTTCAACAGGAAATTATAGAACGAAAACAGGTAGAGGAAGCTTTACGAGAGAGCGAAGAGCGTTACCGGCAACTGGTAGAACTTTCACCCGATGCTATAATCATTCACACTGAAGGCATAATTAGCTTTTCTAACAAAGTGGGAGCAGAGCTTGTCGGTGCAAAGAGTACCAACGAACTTATTGGAAAATCCGTGATGGATTTTATTCATCCGGACTATAGAGAAACTGCTCAGGAACGATGGAGGCAAATAAAGGATAAAGGAGTAACTTTACCTTTTTCTGAAGGGAAGTTAATTAATTCTAATGGGGATGATGTGCATATCGAATCAGCTATAACTCCTATTTCATTCCATGGTGGTAAGTTGTCAGTGCAGATAGTCACTCGTGATATCACTGAGCGCAAGCGGGCAGAGAAAGCGCTAAAAGAATCTCATAATAGATTTGTGACAGTGTTAGATAGCCTTGACGCAGGAGTTTATGTTGCAGATATGGAGACCTATGAGATTCTTTTTACCAATGAGTATACTAGAGAATATTTGGGTGCTGCTGAGGGAGAAATCTGTTGGCAATCTATTCAAACTGGACAATCCGGACCATGTGATTTCTGTAATAATAAGTCGCTCACCAATGAATGTGAATCCACTGGTATATATAAATGGGAAGTTCAAAACACACGCAACGGGAAATGGTATGAATGTCGTGACCGCGTAATCCGATGGATAGATGGCAGAATGGTTAAACTAGAAATTGCTACAGACATTACCGAGCGCAAACAACAAAAGGAATTAATTGAGGCTGAACGAAAAAGGCTTTTCACTCTATTGGACAGTCTACCAGCTTATGTCTGTCTTATTGCTCCGGATTATTCAATTCCCTTTGCCAATCGTTATTTTCAAGGTCGTTTTGGTAAACCGGACGGAAGGACTTGTTTCGAGATTTACCGCAATATAAATGTACCTTGTAAGGGATGTCAGACTTTTAATGTTTTTGATACAAATGCACCTAAAGAGTGGGAATTGACCAGTCTTGACGGAGATACTTATCAGATATATGATTACCCATTCACCGATATTGACGGTTCCCCTTTAGTACTCGAATTGGGCATTGATATTACCAAGCGCAAACAGGCTGAGAATTTGTTCAAAACTTTAACCAATAGTTCGCCGGTTGGTATCTATATTTTACAAAACGGAAAGTTCCAGTTCGTTAATCCCCGATTCCAAAAATATACCGATTACAGTGACGAAGAATTGATCGGTATGTATTCTTTGGAATTGGTCATTACTGATGACAGAAAAACAGTCAGGGAAAATGCCATTAAGATGCTAAAAGGAAAACGTTACGGACCTTATGTTTATAGAATCTTAAGAAAAGATGGGAAAACAAGATGGATCATGGAGACGGTTGCCCCTATTCAGTATTATGGAAAACCCGCAATACTTGCAAACTGTCTTGATATCACATGGCACAAACGAACTGAAAGGATGTTACGTTTGTCAAAGGAACGTTTCTCCAAGGCTTTTAATGCTGGTCCAAACCCAATGGCTATCAATGTTCTCTCAGATGGACGGTATATTGATGTAAACAACAGTTTTATTAACGTTTTCGGTTTTTCACGACAGGAAATTATCGGCCGTACAACAATAGATTTGAATGTTTATGCGAATCCAGAGGATCGTGCTAAAATAGTGGATTTGGTTCTGGAACATGGAGTTATTCATAACCTGGAACTAAACTTCCGTATTAAATCAGGTGAAATTCGAATGGGATTGTTATCAGCGGATACCATTGAGCTGAGTGGAAAGCAATGCATTCTTGTCACAATAAACGATATAACAGAGCGCAAGCAGGTTGAAAAAGAAATGGCCCGCTTAGAACGTCTGAATCTGGTTGGGGAAATGGCTGCAGGAATTGGCCACGAAATCAGAAATCCCATGACCACCGTGCGTGGTTTCCTTCAAATGCTGAGCAGTAAGAAGGAAAATGTTAATCACAAATACTTTGGTCTTATGATCGAGGAACTTGATCGGGCAAATTCAATTATTACCGAGTACCTTTCGATAGCCAAGAACAAACCGGTTGATTTAAAATTAATGAACCTCAATCAGTTGGTACAAACTCTATTTCCGTTAATTCAGGCAGATGCCATTAACGCTGACAAATATATAGAAGTGAAACTGGCGGAAATTCCGGACCTGCTTTTGGATGAAAAAGAAATTCGCCAACTAATTCTCAACCTTGTCCGCAACGGGCTTGAAGCAATGTCACCTGGTGGAAAATTGCTCATAAAAACGTTCATCGATGGTGATACTGTTATTTTATCAGTGCAGGATCATGGTTCCGGAATCAAGACTGAAGTACTTGAAAAGATCGGTACTCCCTTTTTCACAACTAAAGATACCGGTACTGGTTTGGGTCTTGCCGTTTGCTACAGCATCGCTGACAGACATAATGCTACTATAGATATCGAAACTGGACCTAGCGGTACTACCTTTTTTATACGATTTGGGGCTGTTATTGGTTAATAGTACGATGCTACCTTGAAACGATTTTTTTTATAAGATATAATCACAGCATATATGAATTAAATGGAGGTAAATAACAGTGACATTCGAAATTTATAAACCACGTGGTGAAAGAGCTAAAAAACAAGCTCTAGTTTCACTTTCAAAAAACTCAATTGTTATAAACAAAGTAGCAAGAGAAAAATTTAACGTTGATAAAATTGAATTGGCATATGACCGTGACACTAACATTATCCGGATCTCGGCATCAGAAAGCGGACAAACGATCAAAAAAACGAAAGTATTTGCAAGGGGATTTTTCAACTACTTCAATATTAATAAAACAGGGAAGTTTCCCGCTGAGTATAATACTGATCAAAACGCTCTCTATGTGGACCTCAAGAAAAGCCAGCGATAATATGTAAGAAGCGCTTCCGCGAGACAAGCTAGAAATCCCATCACTAATATTTGCTAAAAGCAAGAAACCTTCCCGAATAAGAGGAAGGTTTCCTTCCAGAACAATCTATGATTAGCAATTGATTTGCAAAACAGGGTTTTGGCTAATCACCAAAACCCTAAACTTGGTGGGCGATGACGGGCTTGAACCGCCGACATCCTGCTTGTAAGGCAGGCGCTCTCCCAGCTGAGCTAATCGCCCTTACTATTTATTTGGTGGGCCCACCAGGATTCGAACCTGGAACCAGCCGGTTATGAGCCGGATGCTCTACCGTTGAGCTATGGGCCCAAAAAATGGCTCCCCGAGTAGGATTCGAACCTACAACCTACCGGTTAACAGCCGGTTGCTCTACCGTTGAGCTATCGAGGAACATCGGTAGTTAACATTATACGATATTTTGTGCTGTCCGTCAACATATTGCTAACGATAATTTAATCAAGATAATCTTTCAGTTTCTTACTCCGGCTGGGGTGGCGCAGTTTACGCAAGGTCTTGGCTTCAATTTGCCTGATACGTTCACGCGTTACACCAAACTTTTGGCCTACTTCTTCAAGAGTGCGCGCACGTCCGTCATCAAGCCCAAAGCGCAAGCGCAACACTCTCTGTTCGCGGTCAGTCAGCGTCTTCAGCACCTCGTCCAATTGTTCACGCAAAAGGGTAAACGATGCTTCCTCGGCAGGCGCTCTTGCCTCGTGATCTTCAATAAAATCACCCAGATGGGAATCCTCTTCTTCCCCAATAGGCGTTTCCAGCGATACCGGCTCCTGGGCAATCTTAATAATTTCCCGCACCTTGTCCTCGGAAATATTCATTTCCTTGGCAATTTCCTCCGGGCTTGGATCACGCCCCAATTCTTGTAATAACTGTCTTGACACCCTTATTAATTTATTGATCGTTTCAACCATATGAACAGGTATTCTGATGGTTCTGGCTTGATCAGCGATCGCCCTGGTTATAGCCTGACGAATCCACCAGGTAGCGTAAGTGCTGAATTTATATCCTTTACGGTAATCAAATTTTTCCACCGCTTTAATTAAACCCAGATTGCCTTCCTGAATCAAATCCAGGAATAACATGCCTCTACCCACGTAGCGTTTCGCGATGCTGACGACCAGCCTCAAGTTGGCTTCCGCCAACCGGCGTTTCGCTTCTTCATCTCCATTTTCCATGCGCTTGGCAAGCTCAACTTCCTCTTCGGACGTCAAAAGCGGAACACGGCCAATCTCCTTGAGATACATACGAACAGGATCATCGATTCCGACACCTTCAGGAACCGAAAGATCAACTTCCACTTCTTCGGGAGGGGATTCCATTACAGCGCCATCAAGCGAGTCCAGTTCCGGCGTTTCAGCGACAACTTCTATGCCCATATTAGCTAGTTTTACGTAAAATTCATCCATTTGCTCGGGAGACAGATCAGTTTCCTGGAGGCCGTCCATAATCTCATTGTAGGTCAATACACCACGTTTTTTGCCTTTCTCAATTAGCTCCTTTATGCACTCATTCTTAATTTCGTCTCTCAGCGCCTTCACTCCCCTCTCTAGGGTGCTTCCAAGTATCTGTCTTTAAAAATTGCTGATATTCTTGCAACAAATTATCAACGCGATCATGATTGCCTACCCGTTCAGCCTCAGAAATTCCCCTTAAAATTATATACTCACGCCATAGATGACCGTACAATTCATGGTCCCCTGACCTTTCCGCGTCACCTATCTCCTTTATGAGTGTCTCCCTGCGCTCTTGCCTGTTGCAACGATGAATTGACTCTAAATAGTCCTTCATTATCTGAGCCCGGTTTTCACCGGGGATATCATGGGTTAGAAATTGACTCAACAAGGTTTGTTCATCATCCTTAAGATGATTAAAAATTTTAGCCGGCTGGTAATACGGCTCTTTTAATATCATTAAAAATTGTTTAAATATATTTTTATGACTCGTGTTTCTAAAAGGTTCCTCTCCGAGCTCTGAAAAAATAATTTCCACTATAGACGGATCTTCCAAAACCAGTTTTAATAGACCAATCTCCGCTTTCTCCCTGGAGTTAAGTTTATTTTCCTTATTTATTATTATATTATGCTTAGTTTTAACAATATTATCCGGATTTGTCCATTTTTTTCCCAAATTTGCTTCAAATCTCTTAAATTCAGCTGTAACCGCTTCAGGACTCGAACTTAGAAAACGTGATATGATCTTTAAACTCTCTTCTCTTTCAATATCGCTCTTAATTCCTGCGATACTTGGAAACACCTGCCGCATAACTTCCAGTTTCCCGGAAACAGTCCTCACCGGCTTATTACCAATTGCCTGCCGCAGTCTGTATTCAATTAATGAAAGCGCCTGCTCAATTAAATTTTCCCAAGCTTGGTACCCATGTCGCCGCAAAAAGTCGTCAGGATCTTTCCCATCCGGGATGTTCACTACACGTACCTGACAACCGATTTCCTGCAGCAACTCCAAGCCCCTTAAAGTGGCAGCCACGCCGGCGGCATCGGAATCATAAGCGATCACCACATTGCGGCTGTAATTAATTATTAGCCTGCCCTGTTCCCTGGTTAGACTGGTACCCAGCGAAGCGACCGCGTTCGTTATTCCATAACGATGGGCAGTAACTACATCCATATATCCTTCCATAATAATAACGTAGCCTTTTTCCTTGATAGACCGCCTTGCCAGGTGGAGGCCGTAAAGGAGATGGCCCTTACTGAATAAAACAGTCTCCGGTGAATTCAAATACTTAGGAGTAGTATCATTAATTACGCGCCCGCCAAACCCAATAACCCTGCCGGTCACGTCCCAAATTGGAAATATAACGCGTTCACGAAAGCGATCATAATATCTCCCGTTCTCGTTTTTCAGTGCCAGCCCGGCTTCCGCTACCGCTTGGGGCCGGTAGCCCTGCTTATTCATAAACTTCAAGAGGGAATCCCAATTCGGAAGAGCGAATCCCACTTGAAAATTTTCCAGCGTCTCTTGAGAAAGCCCACGTTCGGCTAAATATAATCTGGCTCTGGCCGCTGTGTTATGATATTTGAAAACATTACGAAAATAATCGTTAGCCAAGCTATTAATATGCCGTAGTTGAGCTAATTTTTGCCGCTTTTCCTGTTCAACCGGGCTTTCATCAGAAGGAAGGCTTATTCCCGCTTGTTGCGCCAGGGTCTTGACTGCTTCAATAAAGGTCATGTTTTCTATCAACATTAGAAATTTAAAAACATTGCCACCTGCATTGCAGCCGAAACAATGGAAAATCTGCTTATCAGGAGTAACGGTAAACGAAGGTGAACGCTCCTGATGAAAAGGGCAGAAACCAGTATAATATTTCCCTTTTTTCTTTAGTTGTACGTGACGGGATACCACCTCAACGATGTCTGATCGCAGGCGGACTGTCTCAATTACATCATCAGGAATTAAGCCCACCCTGACCACCTTCTAAAACCGCATAATTGATAAGTTATCTGGTAATAAATTTACTACTTTTCCCACTAGCTGTTATTAACCCATGAAAAACTGCTATTGTAAAAAATATTCGTGATAACTTAAGATTTCCCTGCCTGTATTGTGATATTTTTTCATTATGTTATATCAACTCCGAATATTATTACCACATTGTGTAATAATGAGTCACCATGATCATTCAACCCATGGCACCGGCAAAAAGTATTTCTGATATACCCGTATTGCATATCTGTCTGTCATACCCGCGATATAATCACAAATTGCCCTATTGTTATCGTTGAAATTTGTCCGCTCAAGGTATTCACCTGGTAAAAA
The window above is part of the Pelotomaculum isophthalicicum JI genome. Proteins encoded here:
- a CDS encoding PAS domain S-box protein, with amino-acid sequence MDDTIKTQEQLINELVELRKQLSESRKLINGLETELNKEKQLNNHQQFLDVVEEEVIEYRNHLEELVKQRTIELTTTNERLQQEIIERKQVEEALRESEERYRQLVELSPDAIIIHTEGIISFSNKVGAELVGAKSTNELIGKSVMDFIHPDYRETAQERWRQIKDKGVTLPFSEGKLINSNGDDVHIESAITPISFHGGKLSVQIVTRDITERKRAEKALKESHNRFVTVLDSLDAGVYVADMETYEILFTNEYTREYLGAAEGEICWQSIQTGQSGPCDFCNNKSLTNECESTGIYKWEVQNTRNGKWYECRDRVIRWIDGRMVKLEIATDITERKQQKELIEAERKRLFTLLDSLPAYVCLIAPDYSIPFANRYFQGRFGKPDGRTCFEIYRNINVPCKGCQTFNVFDTNAPKEWELTSLDGDTYQIYDYPFTDIDGSPLVLELGIDITKRKQAENLFKTLTNSSPVGIYILQNGKFQFVNPRFQKYTDYSDEELIGMYSLELVITDDRKTVRENAIKMLKGKRYGPYVYRILRKDGKTRWIMETVAPIQYYGKPAILANCLDITWHKRTERMLRLSKERFSKAFNAGPNPMAINVLSDGRYIDVNNSFINVFGFSRQEIIGRTTIDLNVYANPEDRAKIVDLVLEHGVIHNLELNFRIKSGEIRMGLLSADTIELSGKQCILVTINDITERKQVEKEMARLERLNLVGEMAAGIGHEIRNPMTTVRGFLQMLSSKKENVNHKYFGLMIEELDRANSIITEYLSIAKNKPVDLKLMNLNQLVQTLFPLIQADAINADKYIEVKLAEIPDLLLDEKEIRQLILNLVRNGLEAMSPGGKLLIKTFIDGDTVILSVQDHGSGIKTEVLEKIGTPFFTTKDTGTGLGLAVCYSIADRHNATIDIETGPSGTTFFIRFGAVIG
- the rpoD gene encoding RNA polymerase sigma factor RpoD gives rise to the protein MRDEIKNECIKELIEKGKKRGVLTYNEIMDGLQETDLSPEQMDEFYVKLANMGIEVVAETPELDSLDGAVMESPPEEVEVDLSVPEGVGIDDPVRMYLKEIGRVPLLTSEEEVELAKRMENGDEEAKRRLAEANLRLVVSIAKRYVGRGMLFLDLIQEGNLGLIKAVEKFDYRKGYKFSTYATWWIRQAITRAIADQARTIRIPVHMVETINKLIRVSRQLLQELGRDPSPEEIAKEMNISEDKVREIIKIAQEPVSLETPIGEEEDSHLGDFIEDHEARAPAEEASFTLLREQLDEVLKTLTDREQRVLRLRFGLDDGRARTLEEVGQKFGVTRERIRQIEAKTLRKLRHPSRSKKLKDYLD
- the dnaG gene encoding DNA primase gives rise to the protein MGLIPDDVIETVRLRSDIVEVVSRHVQLKKKGKYYTGFCPFHQERSPSFTVTPDKQIFHCFGCNAGGNVFKFLMLIENMTFIEAVKTLAQQAGISLPSDESPVEQEKRQKLAQLRHINSLANDYFRNVFKYHNTAARARLYLAERGLSQETLENFQVGFALPNWDSLLKFMNKQGYRPQAVAEAGLALKNENGRYYDRFRERVIFPIWDVTGRVIGFGGRVINDTTPKYLNSPETVLFSKGHLLYGLHLARRSIKEKGYVIIMEGYMDVVTAHRYGITNAVASLGTSLTREQGRLIINYSRNVVIAYDSDAAGVAATLRGLELLQEIGCQVRVVNIPDGKDPDDFLRRHGYQAWENLIEQALSLIEYRLRQAIGNKPVRTVSGKLEVMRQVFPSIAGIKSDIEREESLKIISRFLSSSPEAVTAEFKRFEANLGKKWTNPDNIVKTKHNIIINKENKLNSREKAEIGLLKLVLEDPSIVEIIFSELGEEPFRNTSHKNIFKQFLMILKEPYYQPAKIFNHLKDDEQTLLSQFLTHDIPGENRAQIMKDYLESIHRCNRQERRETLIKEIGDAERSGDHELYGHLWREYIILRGISEAERVGNHDRVDNLLQEYQQFLKTDTWKHPREGSEGAERRN